In Aedes albopictus strain Foshan chromosome 3, AalbF5, whole genome shotgun sequence, the following are encoded in one genomic region:
- the LOC134291522 gene encoding RNA cytidine acetyltransferase-like: MVKKKIDNRIRVMIENGVKLGHRTMFVVVGDKGRDQVPILYDMLTKASVKARPTVLWCYKNKDEAISNHGKKRAKKIQAGKIDINESDLFDTFRVSTTIHGRYYKDTHTILGKTYGVCVLQDFEALTPNLLARTIETVEGGGLIILLLKTINSLKQLYTMSMDVHKRYRTEAHQDVTCRFNERLILSLADCSRCLLVNDDLTVLPLSSKTAEVKPVEVGMIRKSANDEMLEELKESLSDAPPAGPLVNLCKTHDQAKAVAQFIDALAEKQLKPPTSLTAGRGRGKSAAMGLAISAAIAFGYVNVYVTSPSPENLITLFEFIMKGFDALEYQEHTDYTIIRSTNPDFNKAIIRINITRNNRQTIQYISPSDAHLLNAADLLIIDEAAAIPLPLVKAMLGPYLVFMASTINGYEGTGRSLSLKLLSQIQKDNNAPPPVSGRFS, encoded by the exons ATGGTCAAGAAAAAGATAGACAACCGTATCCGTGTGATGATCGAGAACGGGGTCAAGCTGGGCCATCGTACGATGTTTGTTGTGGTCGGCGACAAGGGCAGGGACCAAGTGCCGATTCTGTATGACATGCTCACGAAGGCATCGGTCAAAGCACGGCCAACCGTGCTTTGGTGCTACAAAAATAAGGACGAAGCTATTTCCAA TCATGGAAAGAAGCGTGCGAAGAAGATCCAAGCCGGAAAGATTGACATCAACGAGTCGGATCTGTTCGACACGTTCCGAGTATCGACTACTATTCACGGTAGATACTACAAAGATACGCATACGATTCTCGGAAAGACCTATGGAGTTTGTGTTCTGCAAGATTTCGAAGCATTGACCCCGAATCTGCTTGCCCGCACGATCGAGACAGTCGAAggaggtggattgatcattcttCTGCTCAAAACCATCAACTCATTGAAACAACTTTACACGATGAGTATGGATGTCCACAAGCGGTATAGAACGGAAGCCCACCAGGACGTAACGTGCCGTTTCAACGAAAGGCTGATCCTTTCTTTGGCCGATTGCTCCCGTTGCTTGTTGGTCAACGACGATCTAACTGTGCTGCCACTGTCTTCCAAAACTGCGGAGGTCAAGCCTGTGGAAGTCGGCATGATTCGAAAAAGTGCCAACGATGAAATGCTCGAAGAACTTAAAGAAAGTCTCTCGGATGCTCCTCCGGCTGGTCCTCTCGTAAATCTTTGCAAGACTCATGACCAGGCCAAAGCCGTGGCACAGTTCATAGACGCTTTGGCTGAGAAGCAACTCAAACCTCCAACATCCCTGACTGCAGGTAGAGGTCGCGGTAAATCTGCCGCCATGGGCTTGGCCATATCCGCCGCCATCGCTTTTGGCTATGTTAATGTGTACGTCACATCACCATCGCCTGAAAATTTAATTACACTCTTTGAGTTCATTATGAAAGGATTCGACGCTTTGGAGTACCAGGAACACACGGATTACACCATCATCCGGTCTACCAATCCGGATTTTAACAAAGCCATTATCCGTATCAACATCACCCGAAACAACCGCCAAACAATTCAGTACATCTCTCCATCTGATGCGCACCTACTAAATGCCGCCGATTTGCTAATCATTGACGAAGCAGCCGCTATTCCACTGCCACTGGTGAAAGCGATGCTTGGGCCGTACCTGGTTTTCATGGCTTCGACAATTAATGGGTACGAAGGAACTGGTCGTTCGCTGAGCTTGAAATTGTTATCGCAAATTCAGAAGGACAACAACGCTCCTCCTCCGGTAAGTGGTCGATTTTCTTAG